Part of the Picrophilus oshimae DSM 9789 genome, CCACATGAAACACATCGGGCTTCACCGTCGGGTTCGGAATGGGACCTGGTATTTCCCCGATGTTATGGTCGTCGTCTAAACTAAATTACATTATAATATTTAAATATTTCTGTTTTTTAGCCCCGATTCCAGGGCCTTTATGAGCCCTGATATCTTATTTATATACTCATCACCCAGGCTGAAAATTGATTTTAAATATTCTGGTTCAACATAAAGAACGTTTACACCATCTTTTTCATAGATTAGTATTCTGAGCGGCAGCTCTATGCCGGATCTTGGGTTATCAATCATTAGATGGGTTCCAAGAACAGGCGAGCCAAATACTATAAGGTATTCATTGTTTAATTCCATGTTTACAGATTCCGCATTCTTTTTATGATCTACCTCGCAGAAGATTGTTACATTGTTTTTATTTAAAAAATCCTTTATTTTTATTAAAGTTTCATTGAAATCATATGACGATTTAAACTCCGAGAACATATAAAAATAATTAGAATCTATTATTTATTTTTTTATTCCATGCAGCAGCTCATCATTGATACGTCACGTATAAACGACTGCGCCGTGATCTTTAATGATTCGGACACCGTTGGAAATACATGCATTGCCTCTATGAAATCACTGTATTTACCATGGTTTTTTATTATATTATATGCTTCAGGTATGAACTCTGCGGCGTATGGTGCAAATATTTGTACACCGAGAACATGATCCTCATCGTCTGTGAGCATCTTAACAAGGCCATCC contains:
- a CDS encoding DUF302 domain-containing protein, with the translated sequence MFSEFKSSYDFNETLIKIKDFLNKNNVTIFCEVDHKKNAESVNMELNNEYLIVFGSPVLGTHLMIDNPRSGIELPLRILIYEKDGVNVLYVEPEYLKSIFSLGDEYINKISGLIKALESGLKNRNI